gaacaattcttttACAGAttctaaattatacataattatacaaaggtcaatgttatgaacGTGTTGGAACGACACTGGCAttacccacctctgagtctgctcaGTCAGATTGCTGGTCATGCATGGCAtgttcatgcatttcggcttagctagctggctttgcttgcttcggtcagtcggtcaatCTTCCCGCTTATACTGCTGATTACCGCTTCTGGCGCCGCTTCGCTCCCGGAATTAACGTTTATTACCCTTGTCAAAAACATATCTTGAGCCATCCCACGACATTTATGgcaattacttttttttgtcaaaatgtAGACGGCCGCACTTTCACTGGCTTCTCCCCTCATGGGgagggaaaaaatatatagaagtTTCACCTggtaaattgtttatttttctaaataaattggTAGTCATAGTTAAAAAATGTGTACCAAAAGACTCCGACCAAAGTTGATATTctttactaattttttatatttcttttttagaaACCCCCACAAAAGCCAGCAATGAAGAGGACATAAATGTGCATAGATCAGATCAACATGTTATACAAATAAAGAAAGTAGAAGAAAGTCACCATCCGCAGTTTAATGCACCCAATTTAAGTCGCTGTCATTTTGTAAGTAGCCAAGAGGTAAGTTTCcatcttggttttttttttaaattttgttgctAAATCTAAACttataataaaaactttaaagttGTTTGTAATGAAAAGTGTAGTTTTTTCTGCCTTTGATTTAACAtgtcaatttaattttaggtTGCGACAAAGCTCTATTCAAAGTTCAAAGAATACTTCTGAACTAGTCAACATAAAAGGCGGTGATGAATCATCTATGGTTTGGAAAGTTAAACGACGACCAGATGGATCTCGGTACATTGTGAAACGACCGGTGCGTAATCGgacaattcaaaaaaatattcgtGGAAATGAGCTACCTACTGAAGAGGAAACAATATCAGAAGTGAAAATTGGTCGTTGTTGGAAAAAGGATGAACGGAAAAGGCATATAGAACGGGCACGAGAGCGGCGACGTCATAAAACATAGctgcaagaaaaacaatacattttttttcctatatATCCTAAGTAATATATTACATAGCTTTACTTAGAATTAAATATGTAGCAttcatatttgtttttttataagtttataaaaataattacttaaaaaaatattagaaatgttttttgtgtcacaggaaaattaacatttatttaaaaaaaacatgatttgtagcaaaaaaacaaaaagtttgtggcctagaataaaaaataaatcgcatacaaaaaaatggcgtaatttttttaaaaggataataatgatgaattggtttatattttttcactcagaaaataatcattattttttgatcgaaaaaatatatatcattattttttttcgctcaCTTGATTCAAGATTGTGGGCTATTTGAAAACTTTTCTGGATATTTGAATGCATATACATATCTGTCGCGGatcgattatcgatagttagtatttaagtaGAATGTTGTTATTGCGCACTCGTGAAGAGATTGGGCACACTAGGATAGAAAATAATGGCGCGTGTGGTGAATTTGTGATTGTTGTCATAGAGTGTGGGAGGTTAAACTGCGGTAagcttttgtaattttatcaTTCTTTCTTACCCTAACATGTAATCCCCATAGAATAAAACATACGCTGTACGAATACACATTGCCTTGTGTTTTAGAAGCGGGTTGCCCCATCGCCGCCGTACATATGTTGAAGGCATCTCCCACCCGAGCGACGACAGAATCTTTTATTCGCAGTCAGGCGACTGGCGACATTGTTTTGGAATAGCACCCTGGTGAGAGGGTCGATCTTGCCTGGACGACATGATGCACCATTCGCCCAGAAGGAGTCCCCGACTAAACGAGGGACAGAATATCGCAACGCAAGTAGATGGCAGCGTTTTGGCCCCGCAACCTAGTATAGGGACGTCGCAAGCCAGCGGCCGAGGCAGTGAAGCCCCGGCGTCATCAGCGCAGCTGGCAGCATCTGGAGCCACCAGGAAACCGAAGGTGGCCGACCTCATGGATAGGATTGCCGAGTTGGAGAAGGAGTTGGAACGCGCTCGCAGCGCTAATATGGAACGCACTGACCCCGTTGTGTCGAGTGAGGTTGGGGTAGGTCAGCCGCCATTTGCAATCGGCCTGACCGTACCCAACCCGACAAGTGTTTATCATGCGGCGTCAGAGAGACCGCCATCCTGGAGCGGATCTCAAACGGTACCGTGTTCGCAGAACTGTACCACGAGGATTAATCAAGCATCGCCATTTTGCGCTACCGTCACTACTATTCCAGCGCATGGTTTCGGGCTACAGAATGAAGTGGCCGGCGGAACATCGGTACGTGCGCCTTCTCCTGGAGACGGTGCTTGGGCGACGAGCATTGGAGGAACTGCACGCTGGGCGCCACGAAAGCTTCCTGAACTGCCTACGTTCGGAGGGAAGCTAGAGGACTGGCCCATTTTCTACTGCGCGTTTAAGGAGACGACGCAAGCGTATGGTTGTACGGACTTGGAGAATAACCAAAGGCTACTGAAGGCGTTAAAGGATGACGCGCGTGAGACGGTGAAGTCGTTGTTGATTCACCCCAGCAATGCGAATGTAGCTGCGATTCAGATACGGCCGACCGGAGCAACTAATACGCAGCCAGCCCAACAGCATTCGAGATGTGCCTGCAATTACGGAGCACAATCTAGGAAAGCTCGTCGCATTCGCCACACATGTCAGCAACCTGAAGGCTTTCCTACAGTCAGCGAAGGCGGAGCAGCACCTGGGTAACCCTATGCTGATGGAAGAGCTTGTGGCCAAGCTCCCAATAAGCAAACGAGTGGACTGGGCAAGGCACCCTGCAACTATTCGGCCCTATCCGACGATTGTGGACTTCAGTTCGTGGTTGACGGAACTAGCCAACGTGGTCTGCATGGTGGCCGACATTGATGGAAAGGAGCCAAGGCGTCGATTGCTTCATGCCAGCGTCGACCGAGAGCAGGAGGAGCAACAGGAGAGCTGCCGCAGGAATTGTCCAATTTGTGAAGGCCTTGGACAACATGCAGTTCGGGACTGCCAACGATTTATTGGAGCCACACCTACAGAGAGGTGGAGACTCGCAAGAAGACATCGCCTATGCTTCATGTGCTTGCAAAGCGGGCATATGACTAGATCCTGCGCTGCGTCAGGAGAGTGCCCCATGAATGGATGCAGGAGGAAGCACCACCGTCTTCTTCATGAGGCAAACAATGAAGGCTTCAGGAGACCGCCACAGCGAGGCGGCAATTGGAGAAGCTACAACCGGCAGGCCGCCGGACCGAGGGAAGGCGTCCGAGTGAATGGAGGAGCAGCCTCATCCGTGGATGCTTCTGCAACGCCGGAGAGAAATTTGAGCTGTGTCGACGAGGACCGAGAACGACTTCTGTTCCGTGTATTGCCGGTGACGCTATACGGAGGTGGGAAGCAGGTGGATACGTACGCTCTTCTGGATGAAGGTTCTTCGGTGACGATGGTAGACAACGAGCTGGTTGCAGAGCTAGGCGTACAAGGAGTACGTCGTCAGCTGAACGTTCAATGGTTCGGAGGCACGGCCACAAGAGAGCCTATTAACGTGGTACGTCTGCAGATCAGTAGAGCAGGCAAGTCCTCCCGACATGTGCTGAGGAACGTCTATGCCATTTCGAACTTGAGTCTGCCGATGCAGAGCCTGCACAGAAGGGATGTTAGGAGCGTGAACAAGGACGCTCTATTACCAATGAAGCCCTACGTAAATGCAGTGCCGAAGCTGCTTATTGGTTTGGACCATGGGCATCTAGGACTGCCATTGAAAACGAGACGGTTTGCCAGCGAGGGACCGTACGCTGCCGCAACCGAATTAGGA
The window above is part of the Drosophila ananassae strain 14024-0371.13 chromosome 4 unlocalized genomic scaffold, ASM1763931v2 tig00000054, whole genome shotgun sequence genome. Proteins encoded here:
- the LOC116655083 gene encoding uncharacterized protein LOC116655083, which encodes MMHHSPRRSPRLNEGQNIATQVDGSVLAPQPSIGTSQASGRGSEAPASSAQLAASGATRKPKVADLMDRIAELEKELERARSANMERTDPVVSSEVGVGQPPFAIGLTVPNPTSVYHAASERPPSWSGSQTVPCSQNCTTRINQASPFCATVTTIPAHGFGLQNEVAGGTSVRAPSPGDGAWATSIGGTARWAPRKLPELPTFGGKLEDWPIFYCAFKETTQAYGCTDLENNQRLLKALKDDARETVKSLLIHPSNANVAAIQIRPTGATNTQPAQQHSRCACNYGAQSRKARRIRHTCQQPEGFPTVSEGGAAPG